DNA from Cottoperca gobio chromosome 4, fCotGob3.1, whole genome shotgun sequence:
AAATAATCTGCCTCAATCACCTTGTGTTGTACAGGTTTGTTTTTATAGTGAGCTTATAATGTATTACTTCTTCAGAACATAAATGACTAATTACTAACAGATTAGTTTGCTTGTATATATCCAAAATGGCCATGATGATGCACTTCTCTCCATCATAAAGCAAAAGCAGCTGTTATCCAACTTTGTTAACAATTATATTATTTCCTATTACAGtgctgagagagagaacaatAAATACTCCGCCTGAAAACACTCAGATGTCCTGGGAACCTTTgacatgtttgtatatgtgttgAAGATACAAGTTCAGACAACactaacaaaacacacattcacgtTCATCTctgtgactctctctctctctctctctctctctctctctctctctctctctctctctctctctctctctctctctctctctctctctctctctctctcgctctacaTTGTTGTTCACTCTGACTCCCACCAGATTTGACCTCCAAAGACAgggacaggaggagagaagagatgagtTAAGAACCGGAAAGCGGATAAAGCCAGAGGAAGTTATAACAGACACAGCAGCGTGGTTTAATTGAGGGTGAAAAAACTGTGATTTTTACGAAGAGCCCACATAGATCTGTGCTGAAAGTAGCTTTGATGAGGAGCCTGTCGGGCACCAAGGACCAGAACATACTGGCAGGTAGACAGGAATGGCTTGGGGGGGTGTTGGAGGGGGCTGGAGCTGGGAGTTGGGAGAAAGAGGTGACTGGTCTCTTTCTTATAAGTGTTTCTTTTATGATGGTAAGGTTTAAATATGGGCTAGGGGGACAGCAAGTCTCTGGAGGCAGTTAACAAGCTAAAGAGTGTGAAGTGACTGTCATCCTCTCTGAGCACATACTCCTCAAACACACTTCCAGCACCAGACAAGCGTGGCCTCAGGGTGGGACTCATAATTGAAACAGGgactcttttaaaaaaagaaggtaaatgacaaaacaaactgtGCAGCCtaacttctctctcttttcatctctctttttatctCAAAAGTAATTGCTGGTTTAAATCTCTACTTTGACAATTAAAAACATGGAGGAATAGTTCAATATTATAGggattgtgttgttgttgttgttgttgttgctttcttgcagagagttaagGCCGATTCATGGTCGCTACATGTGCGCGACCATGAAGTGAAATTCATCATCTGCCATGTCCATGAAGATCCGCCCACAATGTGTGACTGTGGATACAGGAACTACAAGCACACCGACTGCACATGGTCTAGAAAAATGGATGCTTTTTTTTTCGTGCGCTTTATGTATGTGCTGTGTTCCCCATCCTCGGTCTATCTCTAGTCTCTTTCAGCGGACGCCcacagcattttgtttttttgtctttttttttgttgttcagccaaatacaacacacaaaggagctgttcttcttgctgttttgaggtcaccatcttgttttctaGTACACATGTGAAGAAGATGTCTGTGTACGCAGACCTTCGATTGTAGTAAGTGCACGCTCGTCCACAGTCCATGACAGCGTCCGTGTTGAAGTACGATCACATATGAGTCAGATGAGCTGTTTCGCCCTTCTTAATACTTAGCTAGTCTATCTGGCTAATGACTGTGTCTTATCAATCTTCTCCTTTAACAtgcggcaagaaagcaaataagcacatttcccgAAAACCTTCTGTGCGGTCGGATAGAGTAAAAGGTTTTTTTGTTCGTCATCTTCTTCACATTCCTGTTGAGAATAAAAACGGCATGATCATGAATGTTCGTAAATAAAGAGTCATCACTGTTAACTAGAATGGGCTGAGCTTTAATGCCATGCCCTAATCAGGTTCATTACGCagcttgtaaaaaaaacaagagtgtGGGAAGTCACAAAAAAAGGTGTTCTTCATTTCCGTCCTGTTCTTCCAAATTAAACGGCAAAGATCAGAGAGGGTGTTTCATTGAAATATTAACACAGGTGATCAGAAAGTTACTCAGGCTTCATCTGGACTAACTCTGCCGACACTCCTGCAACCTGCTCTGTGTTTCCGACTGCTTGATGATTCAAACCAGCagcggtaaaaaaaaaaaaaaaagaaaaaaagaagaagaagaggaaagccTCCCTTAATTTGCCCCATGTggccagagagaaagaaaagagagagaaaggtgtcGAAAAAATGGTCTCCGAGCTGGTTCACCGGACAGTAATGGAGCTGATTTGACCGTGTTACAAAATGCTCAACGTTCACATTCAGGGGAGACAGAAGAGGTCATGGGATAGGAAAGAGGATGTAAGTCTTTCCAGGTGTCCGTGaccaaaaaaaggaagaaaaagaaaagagggtaATAAAATCCTCAGGTGAAAATTAAATGAGTTGTTTCTCACAGAATAAACTTTTCTGAGAGACAATAGAAAGGGGATGGTACTTGATGCAGACTTTCTCATTTGTTTGAAATGGTTATGAATGAGTGAGGTagccccacccccccccccccccccacccctctctctctttcaaccCCCTAGATGCTGGCCCTGCCCAGGATAAAATGCACGACAACTGAGCCGATGCCTCCACAGAAGAgaggactgactgactgactgcacaCAGCAGAGCGTGAGGCTGCTCACTCACTGCTTCACTGCCCCGTGCTagctgacacacactctctgactgccgctcactctgacacacactctctctctctctctgtcgcaaACACACACCGGCTCTCTCCCTCCCATACTCGCTCACTGGCTaactccctctctttctctctccctctctctttctctcagtatcacacactcacacatacacacacatacacacacacgcagtcagTCACCAACCCTCATTCAACTCCCTCTCAGCCACGGGTCAGCAGCTCAGACAGGCACCTTGTTCCTATTCAGCTGGAAAGAGTAGAGCATCgcaaggtgcacacacacatacttaaacacacactcacacaaaatacacatacccatacacacacagacaaacacacaaacacacacacacacacacacacacacacacatgtgcatccTCATACAGCCAAGGACTTTATCTGTGGTACGGGAAAGAAGACCTCAGtccaaggagaagaagaaacagagaaacaaggaGCGACACTAAAGAGGAACTTTTAAAGGTAGATCCGTAAAATTACAACTCTTCAATAAAGGATCGGACAAATAGAATCGGAAACAAGACTGAAGATGACAACTGGAGAAACTTTGACAAGCGTGTTGCTGTAGGAAGGCCTGCTGTCAGCCCAACGTGGAGATTGCTCATCAGTGACATCCAGAGGATCTGTGAGTGCCAtttccctcccttctttcttcaGGACTCCCATCCTCTTGTCATCCTACCGCTGGGACATCTCCCCATCATCAGCATGCCTACAGCTTGCACAAGGTGCACCTTGGGAGTCTGACCCACCATGTGCAGATGGACGCCGTCCGTAGCTCATCTCTGCCCTGAACCTGCCCTTGGCACCACCACTACTGCAGCCTCTGCCGAGCGACCTCTCCCCCTACCCAGTGCAGCCTCCATTTGCCTGGCATGCTTCACCCTGCTCCTGGTCACCGCTGGCACCGCCACAGGGGCCTGTCCTCCTGGGGTTGGACATGAACCCCTTCAGGTGCTGGCGAGTGGCATCAACTGTTCATGGACGTTGGAAAGGCACACTCGCAGTTACAATCACCTAGAGGGCGACGTCCGATTACGGCGACTTTACTCCGCCAACAAGTTCTTCCTCTGTATTGACAAAACAGGCAAGGTGGACGGCACTCGGCGGAAAAACTACGCAGACAGTAAGTGCATCTAAGTTCTGTATCTCATATGTGTGTTGAGTGTCACAGAGAAGACAGGATGCCCTTTGACGttctcactttttatttttatgattgGACTTTCTTATCTGTTCACTTTTACAGCAGTTCACAGGGATATCCTATGCTGagctatttgtgttgtgtttagagCGTGAGAGACTCGTTGCTAGGTAAGAAGGGAATACCCTAGTGTGGATTTAGACTCCTCATGGGACAGTCGGCACAAGAAGGCTGACTTGAGGAGAGACATTGAGCATCAGTTGGCAATGTAAACCAGGCTtggaaaaaaaatctgtttcaCTGGGGATTAACTTGTCAAAACTGTGACAAAAGTGCATCAAACGTAAAGAGCAGGTGTAAACGGAAAACACATTCCTCCGTCCAATGCAAACACAGATTCATGTGTATTGTTTCTAGTTTGAGTTGTCATAAATAATAAGGCTTTTGTTTTTAGTCAGAGTTAAAGTGCTGGGAAAGAAATCTTCACTTTAAAGCCTCATGCAGcctgcattacattacattacattacagcctGCATTTGCATTTGTGCTATATTAACTGAGCGACATATTGTATTCCATCACATTCTTTTTGACAATCTTGAACACAGCTGTACAGTAAATCTCTCTATAGAGTCTCTCCTCACTATCATGCATCTTAGCACCTTCTCAGACGGGACAACACTTCCCAACGTGAAGTATTCAGCATGAAACGATGCAGTTCCAGGTTATTCTGTATCTGCGGTTCAGGGACACCTGAGATGAGGTTGCTCATACAGCAGCCGTGCCTCTTCAACGTGTCCATCAATGGGCGTCTTTCAGATGCTTGACCAGGTCAAATGAGCCGACTCTGGTCACGATCTGACCTCCTTCTCCATTAGtcactggctgactgactgactggatATCCCTTAGAGACGTTTATGCCTTTGACggtaatatttatgtatttgctCGTTAATGCCTTTTTATACAAGTGGGTGAGTCAGAGTTTTTCCATACAGCTACTGGGGGCTGGAGCAGCTGCTGCGTGCAGCTAACAGCCAGCCAGTCTGTTGCCACTGTTTCAATAAGCTCCAAGCTGCAGACTGAATGACATTTGTTAACCTGTCGGGATTAGTCACCTGGCAGGATCTTTTAAAGCCACACACACTGGTAGAAATTCAAGTTGAGATGAATTATTACTGTGTTAAATTTGGACCTGTGGGCTTCTCCAACTTGGGACATTATTCTCTCATATTAGaggtaatatactgtatgtcagcgTCCATAATAAAGTATTACTCTCAAACCTCGCTTGAATTTGACACTTCAGAGGTCATGCTGGAAGAGTGGCAGCAATACCAAATTGGCAACATGAGGCAGTTCGAATTAAAGTAAGTGTTCAGAGTCTTTGGAAAGTAGCAGAAGTTATGGCTGAGGGTTGTGAAATGCATGCTTTTTCTTGCCATAGTAATGTCATTAAGGCTTACGTGGTTGCAGTAGCTCTCTATGAAAAAGTGCAGTCCCCTTAAATATAATGTCCTCATACACTTTAGCCATCATCCTCTCATTTCCTTTGGTGGAAAGAACGATTCTATCTGCTCGCTCACACAGAGCGAGGGTGTGTACCTGCACCCTGAGCTGAGCACAGTGCCAAACCAGCGGCCGTGTAGACCTTGTGGTCTGTCTGTGGTTGCACCTCACAATGGGACAGATCTGGTTTAAGGCCGTTTTGAGGTCTGTGTGAGGCTACCGTTACTGCCATCGCTTAAGAAGGTTTTCAATCAGACTTAAAGCCTCCTGTCCCGGACAACTTCTTGATACTGATACGAGGGCCGTGCTATAGATTAGAGTGGCAGGACAAGCAGGTAGTTGTACATAATTAATGACAAGAGCAGGTGACGCGCTTACTAGAGTGCAAAATTAGCATAAGTCTCACACAGGAAAGAGGACATTTTTGAACTATATTTTTTTATCtgatgtaaaaccaaaacacgtTTGAGACATGTGCTTGAGTGGTCGAAAAGACACGTGTATACCtacacagacaaatacagacgTACACGTAATGTTGAAGGCACGGTACTGTTTTAGCCTGTATTATATTTTCCACattattctgttgttttgtgcAAGATTAACCGTCAGTAGTTGAGCTCAGGACTGTCCTGAACCTGCATGTTGCTTCCACGAACCTGGCCGACcgctcctctgtcctctgtgttgcCCTTAGACTCTTGTCGACACAGCTATATTGCCCCGACAGCTCTGCCTGCTACACCCAGGCCCATGCCCCAGCCCTCACCTCCACCCCACTCAGTTTTTCCAGCCCCAACTCCCAACTCCCAACTCCCTCTCAGGTGCAAAAACAGTTGGAATTAGTCAACAGGCTCACTGCTAATTGAGGTCGGAAAATATTGTATCAATCCCAGCGGAGCAGGGGCATGGAACAGctgagggaagaaagagagagagctcgACAGGGTAGAAGTGAGATTGAGAAGAAATGCGAAACACAAATGATAAATTAGTTAATTTTCAGTTCTTGAGAACGAAAAATGTCGTGCAGCAGTTATTTAAATGCTCTTTGACTGATGAATTTCAAAACGTTCATCCGCAACAGACGCGACAGGCTGAACGTGTATCAGTTTCATCTCCAAAGTGTTGGGAGAAAAATGTCCTGTCTTGTGAGCACACATGTggaaatatacacaaacattcactcaaacacacacacaaacactaaagtTTCAGGTATCCGTTCCTGAAGTTTGTTTTCAAGTAAGCTTACCGGGCCTTCAGGGAATTTGTTAATCAAATCAGACAGATATAAATCAGACATGATAATGAGAATGACTCGACCATTATCTGACTACAGCCTCTAAATATAGATCCACCTGCAACTACATATCATGCCACTGTttctaaaaataactttatgaaACAGCCACAAGAAGAGACAAAGTACAAAACTTTAAGGGACCAAAGGGGAGGGCGGcgacatgtttttcttttgacctATGGCAGAGCAGAACATGATCGAGGGGAAAAAACACACCCAAGTGTTTACAAAAGCTCCAGAGGCAGGTACGCATCATATCCTGTCCTGGGTCATCGGTCATAGTCTGCTAATTAGACAGTGCTACAGCACAACAGCTGTGTGGGCACGCCCAGCAACCGTTTCATGATCAATTGCAACAGCAAATCCTAAAACTAAGTAGAGTAGCGTGAAATAGAGAGTACATTCAAATGTGATGGCTTAAATCACATGCCTGTTTTATATTCATCCCCCTCTTTCTATTTTTCAGTTTGACAAATTCTGAGGTGTTTTGATTTTTTGGCATGGCTCACTgcgtatattttatttataatgtttaattttttcATCTCATTTTAAAGGATGGACTGTTACATTTTGGGTGTGTGTGGTTAAAGGCATCAAAGGTTTGTGCAGCCTCCAGGTAGTGACAGCCCATTCACCCTTAGGAAATAAGGTCACCTCACCACGCTGCTATAATCGCAGAAGTCACTGTGGCCAGACTAACTTCATTCTGCCTGTACAGCCGTGCAACTCTCACAGCCAgggtgtgttgtgtttacaaaatTTCCCTTGGTGTGCAACATCTTGCTGTTTGATGTGAGAGTTTTCCTAGTTCATGTGCGTATTTTACTTGGATGGGACCCATGGGAAGAAAATCTTCCACCCTACTGAAAGATGTTGTGGAAATGATTCAAACTTGTTTTAGACAGGGGAAACTGTCACTCGCCAAGGAGAAACTGACTTGGGAAAAGACAGGAGTGCTGCAGACAGATGACTAAATCCACCTGAAAAGTTTCACCATTTAGACATTTAGCATTGGCAGTGTCTTTGCACATACAGTAGCTAAATGAAGATGAAAGGGAGTGAAAGTTAAAGAACTGGTATGTGGATTTCTTGCGTAGAAAAatattcatgtttacatgtaatACTAGTTCAATCGTACCTCATACTCAGGGAAATATATCAATATGTACCTCTACTGAACAGTCTTATACAGTAAAGTATTCTTGCTAAGTACTCACCATTGCAATATTCAAACACCGATGACAGTTAAGATGATTTTAATCGGATATAATATATGCATACAAAGcccaattatttttaaattaacatAACGTCAGACTCAGAAACGGCCTCTATACTCCCTCATGACCTCATGTGTTATCTAGGCTGCAATTTAGGGACAATGGCATACAGATGCCAAAGCGACAGACATTACAAAATGTCTGTTCCGTGCTGTCTGCCattttaaagttgtaagacgTTTATTCTGTCATTCTACATCCTCACCATGACTCACCATTAATTCTGGTAGAGCTCACACGGGGACTGGATCAACAGCACCAGGGCTGGATTGGCTAAAGAGGGAAGCACCTGGCTGTAGGAAGTGCTTTGGTGTTTTGAATCGGGAGAATACACATGTTAATGAGGCTAGGAGAAGGGCTGGGGCGTGCTCTGCTCAGTATTGAGGTGGAAATTAAAGGCTAGAGGAGTGCTGGAGCGTTTCCCGTTGCTCATTAGGCATTATGTAAGGTTTCCTCTGCCTCGTCTCAACTGAGAGGGGATTCGTGGACATTTTGGATGCCAACAGGAGGGTAAAATCCCACGAATCATGCATTTATTATCCCTTCAATAAGGACAGTGCATGGCCTAAGCCTGTGGGAGACAAATGAAAATCGACCCTTTGCCAGCTGTTCCTTGTATCAAGAGGCTGAAAGCTAAATTAAACATCACTTGCACACGCACGCATGTtgaacatgttaaatctctctccaacacacacacacgcacacacacacacatacgcacacacacacacacacacacacacacacacacgcacacgcacacgcacacacacacacacacacacacacacacacacacacacacacacacacactatcactgTCCTGGGAACATTGCAGGACAAGAGTGTCAGTGTCACCCTAATTAGCCGAGGATCCCTGGTTTCTGCCACCAGGGTTTGATATTATGAATGGGCTCTAGAAATGTAGCAATTAGTAGCTAACAACCTTTAGCAGCCTGGCTCCGGCTCCTG
Protein-coding regions in this window:
- the fgf22 gene encoding fibroblast growth factor 22, producing the protein MCRWTPSVAHLCPEPALGTTTTAASAERPLPLPSAASICLACFTLLLVTAGTATGACPPGVGHEPLQVLASGINCSWTLERHTRSYNHLEGDVRLRRLYSANKFFLCIDKTGKVDGTRRKNYADSLMEIRSVSVGVVAMKSVSTGLYLAMSKKGTLFGSVKYNPSCKFKERIEENGYNTYASLRWKHGGRQMFVSLNGRGKPRRGHKARRRHPSTHFLPMLPS